In Sciurus carolinensis chromosome 13, mSciCar1.2, whole genome shotgun sequence, a genomic segment contains:
- the Emilin1 gene encoding EMILIN-1 isoform X1, with product MAPGTLWSCYLCCLLTAAAGAASYPPRGYSLYTGGGGALSPGGPQAQNAPRPASRHRNWCAYVVTRTVSCVLEDGVETFVKPDYQPCGWGQPQCPRSIMYRSFLRPRYRVAYKTVTDMEWRCCQGYAGDDCGEGPAPALGPVPSTPHPRPRPARPNLSGSSAGSHLSGLGGEGPGESEKVQQLEEQVQSLTKELQGLRGVLQGLSGRLAEDVQRAVETAFNGRQQPADAAARPGVHETLNEIQHQLQLLDNRVSTHDQELGHLNNHHSGGSGGGSRAPAPVPAPPGPSEELLRQLERRLQESCSVCLAGLAGFRQQQQEDRERLRALEKLLASVEERQRQLTGPSTGRRPPQECCPPELGRRLTELERRLDVVAGSVTVLSGRRGTELGGATGQGGHPPGYTSLASRLSRLEDRFNSTLGPSEEQEEGGPGGPRGLGLWLPAAQGRLERLEGLLANVSGDLGGRLDLLEEQVAGAVQACGQLCSGATGDQDSQVSEILSALERRVLDSESQLRLMGSGLHKVGAVGEAQQTILEELQGIVGQLQERVDAQEKTTTELTLQLNLTVAQLNQLKGLLQAREDEGCGACGGVQEELGRLRDGVERCSCPLLPPRGPGAGPGVGGPSRGPLDGFSVFGGSSGSALQALQGELSEVILTFSSLNDSLHELQTTVEGQGADLADLGATKDSIISEINRLQQEATEHATESEERFRGLEEGQAQAGQCPSLEGRLGRLEGVCERLDTVAGGLQGLREGLSRHVAGLWAGLRETNSTSQMQAALLEKLLGGQAGLGRRLGALNSSLLLLEDRLQQISLRDLTGPSGEAGPPGPPGIQGPPGPVGPPGLPGKDGPKGPIGPPGPQGEQGVEGAPAVSVPRVAFSAALSLPRSEPGTVPFDRVLLNDGGYYDPVTGVFTAPLSGRYLLSAVLTGHRHEKVEAVLSRSNLGVARIDSGGYEPEGLENKPVAESQPSPGALGVFSLILPLQAGDTVCIDLVMGQLAHSEEPLTIFSGALLYGDQELEQA from the exons ATGGCCCCCGGCACACTCTGGAGCTGCTACCTCTGCTGCCTGCTGACTGCTGCCGCGGGGGCTGCCAGCTACCCTCCTCGAGGTTACAGCCTCTATACAGGGGGTGGTGGCGCCCTCAGCCCTGGAGGGCCCCAGGCCCAGAATGCTCCCCGGCCTGCCAGCCGCCACAG GAACTGGTGTGCCTATGTGGTGACCCGGACAGTGAGCTGTGTCCTTGAAGATGGAGTGGAGACCTTCGTCAAACCAGACTATCAGCCCTGTGGCTGGGGCCAGCCCCAGTGTCCCCGCAGCATCAT GTACCGCAGCTTCCTCCGCCCTCGCTACCGTGTGGCCTACAAGACAGTGACAGATATGGAGTGGAGATGCTGTCAAGGGTATGCAGGCGATGACTGTGGGGAAGGTCCTGCCCCAGCACTGGGCCCTGTACCCTCCACACCACACCCCCGGCCCCGGCCTGCCCGTCCCAACCTCTCTGGCTCCAGTGCTGGCAGCCACCTCAGTGGACTAGGGGGAGAAG GTCCTGGAGAGTCAGAGAAGGTGCAGCAGCTGGAGGAGCAGGTGCAGAGCCTGACCAAGGAGCTACAAGGCCTTCGGGGAGTCCTGCAGGGACTGAGTGGGCGCCTGGCAGAAGATGTGCAGAGGGCCGTGGAGACAGCCTTTAATGGACGGCAGCAGCCAGCAGATGCAGCTGCCCGCCCTGGTGTGCATGAAACACTCAACGAGATCCAGCACCAGCTGCAGCTCCTGGACAATCGCGTCTCCACCCACGACCAGGAACTGGGCCACCTCAATAACCATCACAGTGGTGGCAGTGGCGGAGGCAGTAGGGCCCCAGCCCCGGTCCCAGCCCCTCCTGGTCCCAGTGAGGAGCTTCTACGGCAGCTGGAGCGGCGGCTGCAAGAGTCTTGCTCTGTGTGCCTGGCTGGGCTGGCTGGCTTCcgccagcagcagcaggaggacagGGAGCGGCTACGGGCACTGGAGAAGCTACTGGCCTCTGTGGAGGAGCGGCAGCGGCAGCTCACAGGGCCTTCCACGGGCCGCCGGCCCCCTCAGGAATGCTGCCCCCCAGAGCTGGGCCGACGACTGACAGAGCTGGAGCGGAGGCTGGATGTAGTGGCCGGCTCAGTGACAGTGCTGAGTGGGCGGAGAGGCACTGAGCTGGGAGGAGCTACTGGGCAGGGGGGACACCCCCCAGGATACACCAGCTTAGCCTCCCGCCTCTCTCGCTTGGAGGACCGCTTCAACTCCACCCTGGGTCcctcagaggagcaggaggaaggcgGGCCTGGAGGTCCTAGGGGACTGGGCCTCTGgctgcctgctgcccagggccgGCTAGAGAGGCTGGAGGGGCTGCTAGCCAATGTGAGTGGAGACCTGGGTGGGCGTCTGGATCTGCTGGAAGAGCAGGTGGCAGGGGCTGTGCAGGCATGTGGGCAGCTCTGCTCTGGAGCTACTGGGGATCAGGACTCTCAGGTCAGTGAGATCCTCAGTGCCTTGGAGCGCAGGGTCCTGGACAGTGAGAGCCAGCTTCGGCTGATGGGCTCAGGCCTGCACAAGGTGGGAGCAGTAGGGGAGGCCCAGCAGACCATACTGGAGGAACTGCAAGGGATTGTGGGCCAGCTCCAGGAACGTGTGGATGCACAGGAGAAGACAACTACAGAACTGACGCTACAACTGAATCTCACGGTGGCACAGCTGAACCAGCTGAAGGGTCTGCTGCAGGCCCGTGAGGACGAGGGCTGTGGGGCCTGTGGTGGTGTCCAAGAAGAGCTGGGCCGCCTACGGGATGGTGTGGAGCGTTGCTCCTGTCCCCTGTTACCTCCACGGGGTCCTGGGGCTGGTCCGGGTGTTGGGGGACCAAGCCGTGGGCCTCTAGATGGTTTCAGCGTGTTTGGGGGCAGCTCTGGCTCTGCCCTGCAGGCCCTGCAAGGAGAGCTCTCTGAGGTCATTCTCACCTTCAGCTCCCTCAATGACTCATTGCATGAGCTCCAGACCACTGTGGAGGGACAGGGAGCTGATCTGGCTGACCTGGGGGCCACCAAGGACAGCATCATCTCTGAGATTAACAGATTGCAACAAGAGGCCACAGAGCATGCTACAGAGAGTGAGGAGCGCTTCCGAGGTCTAGAGGAGGGACAGGCACAGGCTGGCCAGTGCCCAAGTCTGGAGGGGCGATTGGGCCGTCTTGAGGGAGTCTGTGAGCGTTTGGACACTGTGGCAGGGGGACTGCAGGGCCTGCGTGAGGGCCTTTCCAGACACGTggctgggctctgggctgggctACGGGAAACCAACAGCACCAGCCAAATGCAGGCAGCCCTGCTAGAGAAGCTGCTGGGGGGTCAGGCAGGCCTGGGCCGACGGTTAGGTGCCCTTAACAGCTCCCTGCTGCTCCTAGAGGACCGTCTGCAACAGATCAGCCTGAGGGACCTCACTG GGCCTTCTGGTGAGGCTGGGCCTCCAGGGCCTCCTGGTATACAGGGACCCCCAGGTCCTGTTGGACCTCCAGGACTTCCAGGCAAGGACGGACCAAAGGGGCCTATTGGGCCACCAG GTCCCCAAGGTGAACAGG GAGTGGAGGGGGCACCAGCAGTCTCTGTGCCCCGGGTGGCATTTTCAGCTGCCCTGAGTTTGCCCCGGTCTGAACCAGGCACAGTCCCCTTTGACAGAGTCCTGCTCAATGATGGTGGTTACTATGACCCAGTGACAG GTGTATTCACCGCACCACTGTCCGGACGCTACTTGCTGAGCGCAGTCCTGACTGGGCACCGGCATGAGAAAGTGGAGGCAGTGCTGTCACGTTCTAACCTGGGCGTGGCCCGCATAGACTCTGGTGGCTACGAGCCTGAGGGCCTGGAGAACAAGCCGGTGGCAGAGAGCCAGCCCAGCCCGGGTGCTCTGGGAGTCTTCAGCCTCATCCTGCCGCTGCAGGCTGGGGACACGGTCTGCATCGACCTGGTCATGGGGCAGCTAGCGCACTCGGAGGAGCCACTCACCATCTTCAGCGGAGCACTGCTCTACGGTGACCAGGAGCTTGAACAAGCGTAG
- the Emilin1 gene encoding EMILIN-1 isoform X2, producing MYRSFLRPRYRVAYKTVTDMEWRCCQGYAGDDCGEGPAPALGPVPSTPHPRPRPARPNLSGSSAGSHLSGLGGEGPGESEKVQQLEEQVQSLTKELQGLRGVLQGLSGRLAEDVQRAVETAFNGRQQPADAAARPGVHETLNEIQHQLQLLDNRVSTHDQELGHLNNHHSGGSGGGSRAPAPVPAPPGPSEELLRQLERRLQESCSVCLAGLAGFRQQQQEDRERLRALEKLLASVEERQRQLTGPSTGRRPPQECCPPELGRRLTELERRLDVVAGSVTVLSGRRGTELGGATGQGGHPPGYTSLASRLSRLEDRFNSTLGPSEEQEEGGPGGPRGLGLWLPAAQGRLERLEGLLANVSGDLGGRLDLLEEQVAGAVQACGQLCSGATGDQDSQVSEILSALERRVLDSESQLRLMGSGLHKVGAVGEAQQTILEELQGIVGQLQERVDAQEKTTTELTLQLNLTVAQLNQLKGLLQAREDEGCGACGGVQEELGRLRDGVERCSCPLLPPRGPGAGPGVGGPSRGPLDGFSVFGGSSGSALQALQGELSEVILTFSSLNDSLHELQTTVEGQGADLADLGATKDSIISEINRLQQEATEHATESEERFRGLEEGQAQAGQCPSLEGRLGRLEGVCERLDTVAGGLQGLREGLSRHVAGLWAGLRETNSTSQMQAALLEKLLGGQAGLGRRLGALNSSLLLLEDRLQQISLRDLTGPSGEAGPPGPPGIQGPPGPVGPPGLPGKDGPKGPIGPPGPQGEQGVEGAPAVSVPRVAFSAALSLPRSEPGTVPFDRVLLNDGGYYDPVTGVFTAPLSGRYLLSAVLTGHRHEKVEAVLSRSNLGVARIDSGGYEPEGLENKPVAESQPSPGALGVFSLILPLQAGDTVCIDLVMGQLAHSEEPLTIFSGALLYGDQELEQA from the exons AT GTACCGCAGCTTCCTCCGCCCTCGCTACCGTGTGGCCTACAAGACAGTGACAGATATGGAGTGGAGATGCTGTCAAGGGTATGCAGGCGATGACTGTGGGGAAGGTCCTGCCCCAGCACTGGGCCCTGTACCCTCCACACCACACCCCCGGCCCCGGCCTGCCCGTCCCAACCTCTCTGGCTCCAGTGCTGGCAGCCACCTCAGTGGACTAGGGGGAGAAG GTCCTGGAGAGTCAGAGAAGGTGCAGCAGCTGGAGGAGCAGGTGCAGAGCCTGACCAAGGAGCTACAAGGCCTTCGGGGAGTCCTGCAGGGACTGAGTGGGCGCCTGGCAGAAGATGTGCAGAGGGCCGTGGAGACAGCCTTTAATGGACGGCAGCAGCCAGCAGATGCAGCTGCCCGCCCTGGTGTGCATGAAACACTCAACGAGATCCAGCACCAGCTGCAGCTCCTGGACAATCGCGTCTCCACCCACGACCAGGAACTGGGCCACCTCAATAACCATCACAGTGGTGGCAGTGGCGGAGGCAGTAGGGCCCCAGCCCCGGTCCCAGCCCCTCCTGGTCCCAGTGAGGAGCTTCTACGGCAGCTGGAGCGGCGGCTGCAAGAGTCTTGCTCTGTGTGCCTGGCTGGGCTGGCTGGCTTCcgccagcagcagcaggaggacagGGAGCGGCTACGGGCACTGGAGAAGCTACTGGCCTCTGTGGAGGAGCGGCAGCGGCAGCTCACAGGGCCTTCCACGGGCCGCCGGCCCCCTCAGGAATGCTGCCCCCCAGAGCTGGGCCGACGACTGACAGAGCTGGAGCGGAGGCTGGATGTAGTGGCCGGCTCAGTGACAGTGCTGAGTGGGCGGAGAGGCACTGAGCTGGGAGGAGCTACTGGGCAGGGGGGACACCCCCCAGGATACACCAGCTTAGCCTCCCGCCTCTCTCGCTTGGAGGACCGCTTCAACTCCACCCTGGGTCcctcagaggagcaggaggaaggcgGGCCTGGAGGTCCTAGGGGACTGGGCCTCTGgctgcctgctgcccagggccgGCTAGAGAGGCTGGAGGGGCTGCTAGCCAATGTGAGTGGAGACCTGGGTGGGCGTCTGGATCTGCTGGAAGAGCAGGTGGCAGGGGCTGTGCAGGCATGTGGGCAGCTCTGCTCTGGAGCTACTGGGGATCAGGACTCTCAGGTCAGTGAGATCCTCAGTGCCTTGGAGCGCAGGGTCCTGGACAGTGAGAGCCAGCTTCGGCTGATGGGCTCAGGCCTGCACAAGGTGGGAGCAGTAGGGGAGGCCCAGCAGACCATACTGGAGGAACTGCAAGGGATTGTGGGCCAGCTCCAGGAACGTGTGGATGCACAGGAGAAGACAACTACAGAACTGACGCTACAACTGAATCTCACGGTGGCACAGCTGAACCAGCTGAAGGGTCTGCTGCAGGCCCGTGAGGACGAGGGCTGTGGGGCCTGTGGTGGTGTCCAAGAAGAGCTGGGCCGCCTACGGGATGGTGTGGAGCGTTGCTCCTGTCCCCTGTTACCTCCACGGGGTCCTGGGGCTGGTCCGGGTGTTGGGGGACCAAGCCGTGGGCCTCTAGATGGTTTCAGCGTGTTTGGGGGCAGCTCTGGCTCTGCCCTGCAGGCCCTGCAAGGAGAGCTCTCTGAGGTCATTCTCACCTTCAGCTCCCTCAATGACTCATTGCATGAGCTCCAGACCACTGTGGAGGGACAGGGAGCTGATCTGGCTGACCTGGGGGCCACCAAGGACAGCATCATCTCTGAGATTAACAGATTGCAACAAGAGGCCACAGAGCATGCTACAGAGAGTGAGGAGCGCTTCCGAGGTCTAGAGGAGGGACAGGCACAGGCTGGCCAGTGCCCAAGTCTGGAGGGGCGATTGGGCCGTCTTGAGGGAGTCTGTGAGCGTTTGGACACTGTGGCAGGGGGACTGCAGGGCCTGCGTGAGGGCCTTTCCAGACACGTggctgggctctgggctgggctACGGGAAACCAACAGCACCAGCCAAATGCAGGCAGCCCTGCTAGAGAAGCTGCTGGGGGGTCAGGCAGGCCTGGGCCGACGGTTAGGTGCCCTTAACAGCTCCCTGCTGCTCCTAGAGGACCGTCTGCAACAGATCAGCCTGAGGGACCTCACTG GGCCTTCTGGTGAGGCTGGGCCTCCAGGGCCTCCTGGTATACAGGGACCCCCAGGTCCTGTTGGACCTCCAGGACTTCCAGGCAAGGACGGACCAAAGGGGCCTATTGGGCCACCAG GTCCCCAAGGTGAACAGG GAGTGGAGGGGGCACCAGCAGTCTCTGTGCCCCGGGTGGCATTTTCAGCTGCCCTGAGTTTGCCCCGGTCTGAACCAGGCACAGTCCCCTTTGACAGAGTCCTGCTCAATGATGGTGGTTACTATGACCCAGTGACAG GTGTATTCACCGCACCACTGTCCGGACGCTACTTGCTGAGCGCAGTCCTGACTGGGCACCGGCATGAGAAAGTGGAGGCAGTGCTGTCACGTTCTAACCTGGGCGTGGCCCGCATAGACTCTGGTGGCTACGAGCCTGAGGGCCTGGAGAACAAGCCGGTGGCAGAGAGCCAGCCCAGCCCGGGTGCTCTGGGAGTCTTCAGCCTCATCCTGCCGCTGCAGGCTGGGGACACGGTCTGCATCGACCTGGTCATGGGGCAGCTAGCGCACTCGGAGGAGCCACTCACCATCTTCAGCGGAGCACTGCTCTACGGTGACCAGGAGCTTGAACAAGCGTAG